A genomic segment from Drosophila miranda strain MSH22 chromosome 3, D.miranda_PacBio2.1, whole genome shotgun sequence encodes:
- the LOC117185754 gene encoding uncharacterized protein LOC117185754 isoform X4: MALSFLSQNSGLLDLQSIFDPQYSELQQEHLNNTNNNNHHHHQINQQHQPNEELQLQLPQRTISTKFDLSIFNEFDQMEFNNNLNRSQYQNNTNNSSSINSNGNNSASENLNQIENRHFISGYHHQHIGTDYEQVINFVDSPPNSEESWTEISLIEELTVIVDAQSKDSPGPQIIDVQTIYLNSGSRKRRMDWDSLDIGQTENSPTASQSGELAPKVAPQEKDKHKREKHSGRSSWSDDIGFDLNAEFNSNSYLNNENFLSFSPTLTTLKQEPQTEQIKPNPKLSLDSSNAGGTVSATVAIAKVDEAQNSPQLVVACGQETSPGNGKHDLSSGLLCGCGSPQGSPVAASEYELGGHSDKGKINPQQQLSVLDPSKIEIVSANGATHAEDHKFQYILAAATSIATKNNEETLTYLNQGQSYEIKLKKIGDLSLYRDKILKSVIKICFHERRLQFMEREQMQQWQQSRPGERIIEVDVPLSYGLCHVSQPLSSHSLNTVEIFWDPLKEVGVYVKVNCISTEFTPKKHGGEKGVPFRLQIETYIENNNNTNPNSNNNSGSTAPASPERTPNGSSNSNCSGGLSISNVKQAVHAAACQIKVFKLKGADRKHKQDREKIQKRPQSEQDKFQPSYECTIMNDISLDLVMPATTTGCYSPEYMKLWPNSPVHIPKYDGMLPFASSAASPATSSSSPIAINSVTSTNSPNLKLMDATNMVSPQHVPADMDDFNQNIMPESTPAQVTQWLTNHRLTAYLSTFAHFSGADIMRMSKEDLIQICGLADGIRMFNILRAKTITPRLTLYASLDGCSYNAIYLLSNTAKELQQKLFKMPGFYEFMAKAGAQENGGAAAAAAAAAAAAMYNSWSMHSKYSGSGSNIYNDANKSCVYISGPSGILVSVSDEVLNNEIKDGSLYALDVQSGKVILKLINKQDNN, encoded by the exons ATGGCGCTTTCGTTTCTATCGCAAAACTCCGGTCTGTTGGATTTACAAAGCATATTCGACCCGCAATATTCAGAACTGCAACAAGAACATTtaaacaacaccaacaacaacaaccatcaCCACCATCAAATCAACCAACAACACCAGCCAAACGAGGAACTACAACTTCAACTACCACAACGCACGATTTCCACGAAATTCGATTTGAGCATCTTCAACGAATTCGATCAAATGGAATTCAACAACAATTTGAATCGCAGCCAATATCAGAATAAtaccaacaacagcagcagcattaaTAGCAACGGCAACAACAGTGCAAGCGAGAATTTAAATCAG ATCGAGAACCGCCACTTTATTAGCGGCTACCACCATCAGCATATTGGAACGGATTATGAGCAAGTGATCAACTTCGTTGACTCGCCGCCAAACTCTGAGGAATCGTGGACAG AGATATCGCTAATCGAAGAACTTACGGTTATCGTAGACGCCCAGTCGAAGGATTCGCCGGGACCGCAGATAATCGACGTTCAGACCATCTACCTAAACAGCGGctcccgcaaaagacgaatgGATTGGGACTCACTGGACATTGGCCAGACCGAGAATTCCCCCACAGCATCCCAGAGCGGCGAGCTGGCCCCCAAGGTGGCCCCCCAGGAAAAGGACAAGCACAAGCGCGAGAAGCACTCTG GCCGCAGCAGCTGGAGCGATGACATTGGCTTTGATCTGAACGCCGAGTTCAACAGCAACTCGTATTTGAACAA TGAAAACTTTCTGTCGTTCTCCCCCACGCTGACCACCCTGAAGCAGGAGCCCCAGACGGAGCAGATCAAGCCGAATCCGAAGCTCTCGCTGGACAGCAGCAATGCCGGAGGCACTGTCTCTGCCACCGTGGCGATTGCCAAGGTGGACGAGGCGCAGAACTCCCCGCAGCTGGTGGTGGCCTGTGGTCAGGAGACGTCCCCTGGCAATGGCAAGCACGACCTGAGCTCCGGGCTcctctgtggctgtggctcgcCCCAGGGCTCGCCAGTGGCTGCCAGCGAGTATGAGCTGGGCGGACACTCCGACAAGGGCAAGATCAATCCCCAGCAGCAGTTAAGCGTGCTCGATCCATCCAAAATAGAGATTGTGTCCGCCAACGGAGCGACACACGCCGAGGATCACAA GTTTCAGTACATTTTGGCTGCCGCCACCTCGATTGCCACCAAGAACAATGAGGAGACCCTGACGTATCTGAACCAGGGCCAGAGCTATGAGATCAAGTTGAAGAAGATCGGGGACCTGTCCCTCTACAGGGATAAGATTCTGAAG AGCGTGATCAAGATCTGCTTCCACGAGCGCCGCCTCCAGTTCATGGAGCGCGAGCAGATGCAGCAATGGCAGCAATCCCGCCCCGGCGAACGCATCATTGAGGTGGATGTGCCGCTCTCGTACGGCCTGTGCCACGTCTCGCAGCCCCTCAGCTCCCATTCGCTCAACACCGTCGAGATATTCTGGGATCCCCTCAAGGAGGTCGGCGTCTACGTCAAGGTCAACTGCATTTCAACCGAATTTACCCCAAAGAAGCACGGCGGGGAGAAAGGTGTACCATTTCGACTCCAGATCGAAACCTATAtagaaaacaacaacaacacgaaTCCGAACTCGAACAACAATAGCGGCTCGACTGCCCCAGCCTCCCCAGAGCGCACCCCCAATgggagcagcaacagcaactgcaGCGGAGGGCTATCCATCAGCAACGTCAAGCAGGCTGTCCATGCAGCTGCCTGCCAGATCAAG GTCTTCAAGCTGAAGGGCGCCGATCGCAAACACAAGCAGGACCGCGAGAAGATCCAGAAGCGTCCACAGTCGGAGCAGGACAAGTTCCAGCCCAGCTACGAGTGCACCATCATGAACGACATATCGCTGGATCTGGTGATGCCCGCTACCACCACGGGCTGCTACAGCCCCGAGTA TATGAAACTTTGGCCCAATTCGCCCGTGCACATACCCAAGTACGATGGGATGCTTCCGTTCGCGTCCAGTGCAGCATCGCCggcgaccagcagcagcagccccattGCCATCAACTCGGTGACGTCAACCAACTCGCCCAACCTCAAGCTGATGGACGCTACGAACATGGTCTCGCCGCAGCATGTGCCCGCGGACATGGATGACTTT AATCAGAACATTATGCCGGAATCGACGCCCGCCCAAGTGACGCAGTGGCTGACCAACCATCGCCTCACGGCCTATCTATCGACGTTCGCCCACTTCTCAGGAGCTGATATAATGCG CATGTCCAAGGAGGATCTGATACAAATCTGTGGCCTGGCCGACGGCATACGCATGTTCAACATATTGCGAGCCAA GACCATCACGCCCAGACTCACGCTGTACGCCAGCCTGGACGGTTGCAGCTACAATGCCATCTACTTGCTGTCGAACACGGCCAAGGAGCTGCAGCAGAAGCTGTTCAAGATGCCCGGCTTCTACGAATTCATGGCCAAGGCGGGTGCCCAGGAGAATGGaggagctgctgccgccgcggccgccgctgctgctgctgcaatgtACAACAGCTGGAGCATGCACTCGAAGTATTCAGGCAGCGGCTCGAACATCTACAACGACGCCAACAAGAGCTGCGTGTACATCTCGGGACCGTCTGGGATCCTGGTCAGCGTCAGCGACGAGGTGCTGAACAACGAGATCAAGGATGGCAGCCTCTATGCCCTGGATGTGCAGAGCGGCAAGGTCATCTTGAAGCTGATCAACAAGCAGGACAACAATTGA
- the LOC117185754 gene encoding probable serine/threonine-protein kinase cdc7 isoform X5 — protein MALSFLSQNSGLLDLQSIFDPQYSELQQEHLNNTNNNNHHHHQINQQHQPNEELQLQLPQRTISTKFDLSIFNEFDQMEFNNNLNRSQYQNNTNNSSSINSNGNNSASENLNQIENRHFISGYHHQHIGTDYEQVINFVDSPPNSEESWTDAQSKDSPGPQIIDVQTIYLNSGSRKRRMDWDSLDIGQTENSPTASQSGELAPKVAPQEKDKHKREKHSGRSSWSDDIGFDLNAEFNSNSYLNNSENFLSFSPTLTTLKQEPQTEQIKPNPKLSLDSSNAGGTVSATVAIAKVDEAQNSPQLVVACGQETSPGNGKHDLSSGLLCGCGSPQGSPVAASEYELGGHSDKGKINPQQQLSVLDPSKIEIVSANGATHAEDHKFQYILAAATSIATKNNEETLTYLNQGQSYEIKLKKIGDLSLYRDKILKSVIKICFHERRLQFMEREQMQQWQQSRPGERIIEVDVPLSYGLCHVSQPLSSHSLNTVEIFWDPLKEVGVYVKVNCISTEFTPKKHGGEKGVPFRLQIETYIENNNNTNPNSNNNSGSTAPASPERTPNGSSNSNCSGGLSISNVKQAVHAAACQIKVFKLKGADRKHKQDREKIQKRPQSEQDKFQPSYECTIMNDISLDLVMPATTTGCYSPEYMKLWPNSPVHIPKYDGMLPFASSAASPATSSSSPIAINSVTSTNSPNLKLMDATNMVSPQHVPADMDDFQNQNIMPESTPAQVTQWLTNHRLTAYLSTFAHFSGADIMRMSKEDLIQICGLADGIRMFNILRAKTITPRLTLYASLDGCSYNAIYLLSNTAKELQQKLFKMPGFYEFMAKAGAQENGGAAAAAAAAAAAAMYNSWSMHSKYSGSGSNIYNDANKSCVYISGPSGILVSVSDEVLNNEIKDGSLYALDVQSGKVILKLINKQDNN, from the exons ATGGCGCTTTCGTTTCTATCGCAAAACTCCGGTCTGTTGGATTTACAAAGCATATTCGACCCGCAATATTCAGAACTGCAACAAGAACATTtaaacaacaccaacaacaacaaccatcaCCACCATCAAATCAACCAACAACACCAGCCAAACGAGGAACTACAACTTCAACTACCACAACGCACGATTTCCACGAAATTCGATTTGAGCATCTTCAACGAATTCGATCAAATGGAATTCAACAACAATTTGAATCGCAGCCAATATCAGAATAAtaccaacaacagcagcagcattaaTAGCAACGGCAACAACAGTGCAAGCGAGAATTTAAATCAG ATCGAGAACCGCCACTTTATTAGCGGCTACCACCATCAGCATATTGGAACGGATTATGAGCAAGTGATCAACTTCGTTGACTCGCCGCCAAACTCTGAGGAATCGTGGACAG ACGCCCAGTCGAAGGATTCGCCGGGACCGCAGATAATCGACGTTCAGACCATCTACCTAAACAGCGGctcccgcaaaagacgaatgGATTGGGACTCACTGGACATTGGCCAGACCGAGAATTCCCCCACAGCATCCCAGAGCGGCGAGCTGGCCCCCAAGGTGGCCCCCCAGGAAAAGGACAAGCACAAGCGCGAGAAGCACTCTG GCCGCAGCAGCTGGAGCGATGACATTGGCTTTGATCTGAACGCCGAGTTCAACAGCAACTCGTATTTGAACAA CAGTGAAAACTTTCTGTCGTTCTCCCCCACGCTGACCACCCTGAAGCAGGAGCCCCAGACGGAGCAGATCAAGCCGAATCCGAAGCTCTCGCTGGACAGCAGCAATGCCGGAGGCACTGTCTCTGCCACCGTGGCGATTGCCAAGGTGGACGAGGCGCAGAACTCCCCGCAGCTGGTGGTGGCCTGTGGTCAGGAGACGTCCCCTGGCAATGGCAAGCACGACCTGAGCTCCGGGCTcctctgtggctgtggctcgcCCCAGGGCTCGCCAGTGGCTGCCAGCGAGTATGAGCTGGGCGGACACTCCGACAAGGGCAAGATCAATCCCCAGCAGCAGTTAAGCGTGCTCGATCCATCCAAAATAGAGATTGTGTCCGCCAACGGAGCGACACACGCCGAGGATCACAA GTTTCAGTACATTTTGGCTGCCGCCACCTCGATTGCCACCAAGAACAATGAGGAGACCCTGACGTATCTGAACCAGGGCCAGAGCTATGAGATCAAGTTGAAGAAGATCGGGGACCTGTCCCTCTACAGGGATAAGATTCTGAAG AGCGTGATCAAGATCTGCTTCCACGAGCGCCGCCTCCAGTTCATGGAGCGCGAGCAGATGCAGCAATGGCAGCAATCCCGCCCCGGCGAACGCATCATTGAGGTGGATGTGCCGCTCTCGTACGGCCTGTGCCACGTCTCGCAGCCCCTCAGCTCCCATTCGCTCAACACCGTCGAGATATTCTGGGATCCCCTCAAGGAGGTCGGCGTCTACGTCAAGGTCAACTGCATTTCAACCGAATTTACCCCAAAGAAGCACGGCGGGGAGAAAGGTGTACCATTTCGACTCCAGATCGAAACCTATAtagaaaacaacaacaacacgaaTCCGAACTCGAACAACAATAGCGGCTCGACTGCCCCAGCCTCCCCAGAGCGCACCCCCAATgggagcagcaacagcaactgcaGCGGAGGGCTATCCATCAGCAACGTCAAGCAGGCTGTCCATGCAGCTGCCTGCCAGATCAAG GTCTTCAAGCTGAAGGGCGCCGATCGCAAACACAAGCAGGACCGCGAGAAGATCCAGAAGCGTCCACAGTCGGAGCAGGACAAGTTCCAGCCCAGCTACGAGTGCACCATCATGAACGACATATCGCTGGATCTGGTGATGCCCGCTACCACCACGGGCTGCTACAGCCCCGAGTA TATGAAACTTTGGCCCAATTCGCCCGTGCACATACCCAAGTACGATGGGATGCTTCCGTTCGCGTCCAGTGCAGCATCGCCggcgaccagcagcagcagccccattGCCATCAACTCGGTGACGTCAACCAACTCGCCCAACCTCAAGCTGATGGACGCTACGAACATGGTCTCGCCGCAGCATGTGCCCGCGGACATGGATGACTTT CAGAATCAGAACATTATGCCGGAATCGACGCCCGCCCAAGTGACGCAGTGGCTGACCAACCATCGCCTCACGGCCTATCTATCGACGTTCGCCCACTTCTCAGGAGCTGATATAATGCG CATGTCCAAGGAGGATCTGATACAAATCTGTGGCCTGGCCGACGGCATACGCATGTTCAACATATTGCGAGCCAA GACCATCACGCCCAGACTCACGCTGTACGCCAGCCTGGACGGTTGCAGCTACAATGCCATCTACTTGCTGTCGAACACGGCCAAGGAGCTGCAGCAGAAGCTGTTCAAGATGCCCGGCTTCTACGAATTCATGGCCAAGGCGGGTGCCCAGGAGAATGGaggagctgctgccgccgcggccgccgctgctgctgctgcaatgtACAACAGCTGGAGCATGCACTCGAAGTATTCAGGCAGCGGCTCGAACATCTACAACGACGCCAACAAGAGCTGCGTGTACATCTCGGGACCGTCTGGGATCCTGGTCAGCGTCAGCGACGAGGTGCTGAACAACGAGATCAAGGATGGCAGCCTCTATGCCCTGGATGTGCAGAGCGGCAAGGTCATCTTGAAGCTGATCAACAAGCAGGACAACAATTGA
- the LOC117185754 gene encoding uncharacterized protein LOC117185754 isoform X2, with product MALSFLSQNSGLLDLQSIFDPQYSELQQEHLNNTNNNNHHHHQINQQHQPNEELQLQLPQRTISTKFDLSIFNEFDQMEFNNNLNRSQYQNNTNNSSSINSNGNNSASENLNQIENRHFISGYHHQHIGTDYEQVINFVDSPPNSEESWTEISLIEELTVIVDAQSKDSPGPQIIDVQTIYLNSGSRKRRMDWDSLDIGQTENSPTASQSGELAPKVAPQEKDKHKREKHSGRSSWSDDIGFDLNAEFNSNSYLNNENFLSFSPTLTTLKQEPQTEQIKPNPKLSLDSSNAGGTVSATVAIAKVDEAQNSPQLVVACGQETSPGNGKHDLSSGLLCGCGSPQGSPVAASEYELGGHSDKGKINPQQQLSVLDPSKIEIVSANGATHAEDHKFQYILAAATSIATKNNEETLTYLNQGQSYEIKLKKIGDLSLYRDKILKSVIKICFHERRLQFMEREQMQQWQQSRPGERIIEVDVPLSYGLCHVSQPLSSHSLNTVEIFWDPLKEVGVYVKVNCISTEFTPKKHGGEKGVPFRLQIETYIENNNNTNPNSNNNSGSTAPASPERTPNGSSNSNCSGGLSISNVKQAVHAAACQIKVFKLKGADRKHKQDREKIQKRPQSEQDKFQPSYECTIMNDISLDLVMPATTTGCYSPEYMKLWPNSPVHIPKYDGMLPFASSAASPATSSSSPIAINSVTSTNSPNLKLMDATNMVSPQHVPADMDDFQNQNIMPESTPAQVTQWLTNHRLTAYLSTFAHFSGADIMRMSKEDLIQICGLADGIRMFNILRAKTITPRLTLYASLDGCSYNAIYLLSNTAKELQQKLFKMPGFYEFMAKAGAQENGGAAAAAAAAAAAAMYNSWSMHSKYSGSGSNIYNDANKSCVYISGPSGILVSVSDEVLNNEIKDGSLYALDVQSGKVILKLINKQDNN from the exons ATGGCGCTTTCGTTTCTATCGCAAAACTCCGGTCTGTTGGATTTACAAAGCATATTCGACCCGCAATATTCAGAACTGCAACAAGAACATTtaaacaacaccaacaacaacaaccatcaCCACCATCAAATCAACCAACAACACCAGCCAAACGAGGAACTACAACTTCAACTACCACAACGCACGATTTCCACGAAATTCGATTTGAGCATCTTCAACGAATTCGATCAAATGGAATTCAACAACAATTTGAATCGCAGCCAATATCAGAATAAtaccaacaacagcagcagcattaaTAGCAACGGCAACAACAGTGCAAGCGAGAATTTAAATCAG ATCGAGAACCGCCACTTTATTAGCGGCTACCACCATCAGCATATTGGAACGGATTATGAGCAAGTGATCAACTTCGTTGACTCGCCGCCAAACTCTGAGGAATCGTGGACAG AGATATCGCTAATCGAAGAACTTACGGTTATCGTAGACGCCCAGTCGAAGGATTCGCCGGGACCGCAGATAATCGACGTTCAGACCATCTACCTAAACAGCGGctcccgcaaaagacgaatgGATTGGGACTCACTGGACATTGGCCAGACCGAGAATTCCCCCACAGCATCCCAGAGCGGCGAGCTGGCCCCCAAGGTGGCCCCCCAGGAAAAGGACAAGCACAAGCGCGAGAAGCACTCTG GCCGCAGCAGCTGGAGCGATGACATTGGCTTTGATCTGAACGCCGAGTTCAACAGCAACTCGTATTTGAACAA TGAAAACTTTCTGTCGTTCTCCCCCACGCTGACCACCCTGAAGCAGGAGCCCCAGACGGAGCAGATCAAGCCGAATCCGAAGCTCTCGCTGGACAGCAGCAATGCCGGAGGCACTGTCTCTGCCACCGTGGCGATTGCCAAGGTGGACGAGGCGCAGAACTCCCCGCAGCTGGTGGTGGCCTGTGGTCAGGAGACGTCCCCTGGCAATGGCAAGCACGACCTGAGCTCCGGGCTcctctgtggctgtggctcgcCCCAGGGCTCGCCAGTGGCTGCCAGCGAGTATGAGCTGGGCGGACACTCCGACAAGGGCAAGATCAATCCCCAGCAGCAGTTAAGCGTGCTCGATCCATCCAAAATAGAGATTGTGTCCGCCAACGGAGCGACACACGCCGAGGATCACAA GTTTCAGTACATTTTGGCTGCCGCCACCTCGATTGCCACCAAGAACAATGAGGAGACCCTGACGTATCTGAACCAGGGCCAGAGCTATGAGATCAAGTTGAAGAAGATCGGGGACCTGTCCCTCTACAGGGATAAGATTCTGAAG AGCGTGATCAAGATCTGCTTCCACGAGCGCCGCCTCCAGTTCATGGAGCGCGAGCAGATGCAGCAATGGCAGCAATCCCGCCCCGGCGAACGCATCATTGAGGTGGATGTGCCGCTCTCGTACGGCCTGTGCCACGTCTCGCAGCCCCTCAGCTCCCATTCGCTCAACACCGTCGAGATATTCTGGGATCCCCTCAAGGAGGTCGGCGTCTACGTCAAGGTCAACTGCATTTCAACCGAATTTACCCCAAAGAAGCACGGCGGGGAGAAAGGTGTACCATTTCGACTCCAGATCGAAACCTATAtagaaaacaacaacaacacgaaTCCGAACTCGAACAACAATAGCGGCTCGACTGCCCCAGCCTCCCCAGAGCGCACCCCCAATgggagcagcaacagcaactgcaGCGGAGGGCTATCCATCAGCAACGTCAAGCAGGCTGTCCATGCAGCTGCCTGCCAGATCAAG GTCTTCAAGCTGAAGGGCGCCGATCGCAAACACAAGCAGGACCGCGAGAAGATCCAGAAGCGTCCACAGTCGGAGCAGGACAAGTTCCAGCCCAGCTACGAGTGCACCATCATGAACGACATATCGCTGGATCTGGTGATGCCCGCTACCACCACGGGCTGCTACAGCCCCGAGTA TATGAAACTTTGGCCCAATTCGCCCGTGCACATACCCAAGTACGATGGGATGCTTCCGTTCGCGTCCAGTGCAGCATCGCCggcgaccagcagcagcagccccattGCCATCAACTCGGTGACGTCAACCAACTCGCCCAACCTCAAGCTGATGGACGCTACGAACATGGTCTCGCCGCAGCATGTGCCCGCGGACATGGATGACTTT CAGAATCAGAACATTATGCCGGAATCGACGCCCGCCCAAGTGACGCAGTGGCTGACCAACCATCGCCTCACGGCCTATCTATCGACGTTCGCCCACTTCTCAGGAGCTGATATAATGCG CATGTCCAAGGAGGATCTGATACAAATCTGTGGCCTGGCCGACGGCATACGCATGTTCAACATATTGCGAGCCAA GACCATCACGCCCAGACTCACGCTGTACGCCAGCCTGGACGGTTGCAGCTACAATGCCATCTACTTGCTGTCGAACACGGCCAAGGAGCTGCAGCAGAAGCTGTTCAAGATGCCCGGCTTCTACGAATTCATGGCCAAGGCGGGTGCCCAGGAGAATGGaggagctgctgccgccgcggccgccgctgctgctgctgcaatgtACAACAGCTGGAGCATGCACTCGAAGTATTCAGGCAGCGGCTCGAACATCTACAACGACGCCAACAAGAGCTGCGTGTACATCTCGGGACCGTCTGGGATCCTGGTCAGCGTCAGCGACGAGGTGCTGAACAACGAGATCAAGGATGGCAGCCTCTATGCCCTGGATGTGCAGAGCGGCAAGGTCATCTTGAAGCTGATCAACAAGCAGGACAACAATTGA